TTCCGAGTCTCAACTCTGTATTTTGATGTACTGATCTTAACTTCACTATATGTAATTCACCAGTCATGCTTTTTCTATTTTGACATACATAGCTTTTGGTAACCTCAGCATGCTTGTCATGCTTCTTCTTATTCATTGAGCTTTTATAACCTAATGATATTCAATTTATTATATCATCTGGGCCATAATTTATACTTGATGTCTCTGTACTGTTTTAGTTGTGATATTTTAAATCAAAGCCTACACATCATTCTCACAAGATGTTCGATTTTTTGTTTACTCTTGCTTGTACTGTGGAGATATAGGGCACTGATGTATAGTATTTCTTTTTTGGAGCTtgcacttctttttctttttctttttttaatttctttgtggCTCTTCATCTTAAACTGCAAGCATATGTTACCTTTTGATATCTGAGCCTTCAGTTTCTCCCTCCCACTGCAAGTTAGAACAGGAATATCACTGATTGTATTTGTTTTTAATCTTCTGCTGCCCTTGGAGTTTGTCTTCTTTGAATCATGCCCAGTCTTACTGCATCTTGAGTTAGCTACCAATTCTGTTTTAATTGTCCCTGAAACAGGTCCGCTTTCTGACCAAAATCTATCATCCAAACATTGACAAGGTAAGCAAATTGTCTCTCGTTGTCTTTATGCAGGCAGTGTAATTTCATCAATAGTTTGATTTTTGCAGCTTGGAAGAATATGCCTAGACATTCTGAAAGACAAATGGAGTCCAGCTCTCCAAATTAGAACTGTGCTCCTCAGGTGACATGAtcattttcttggctattctgttTGCATCGTGGAACAATGCACTCCTGTGCATGTGCTACTCAGTTCTACTCAGTTCAGGTTCTTGCATATGCATTCCTGTGAATAATGTGTTTGCTTTGATACTTCTAACTTGCTTTCTATCCGATGGtgtgctccttttttttttgatCTTTTTGCATTCTTGCTGCTcagataatttattttaaataaaaaatatcttattaAAGGCAAATAATTTAAATGGTTACTTTAGCCATTGTTTTCTTATTAAAGGACTAACTTTGGTTCACAAATTGTCAATGGCGAGAATTGCCTTTGCTGTTAATGACCCTAAGAAATAACAAAGCATGTCATTTTCCTTATTGTTCAAACTATTTATTAGACATGTACCACTCATTTAAGCATGACAATACAGTTGCATGATAAttacttgtatatatatgtatacataatatGCCTCTTTTTTAATGTTCATTCTAAGGATCATTATGATAATTACTTTTACCTTCATCCATAGTCACAAATGCAGTTACTTGAAATTTGGGAAGTAGTaataaaatttgaaatgagtACTGGATAATGAATACTAAAAAAGAATAGATATTTGGTACATTAACATACCGAAATAATAATTTTTCTCATGACAAACATCAGATATCAATATAGTCTAGTTAATTCAAGAATGAATACTATGTGAACATGCAAGTAAATCTCAGATCTATTTAGCTGGGGGGAAAAAAGCATGTTTGGTTATGTAAGTCTTTAACAGATTTGATGAATGTTACGACCATGCTTTCATTGACTGAACTTTTATGAGCTCATTCTAAATCAGCTGTTGGATAATAGCTTCTTGAGTttgtaagagtttcatttcttgaGCCTGACATTTGATCTTTGATCCTTCACATACTCTTCTATAGTATTCAAGCTCTTCTCAGTGCCCCAAACCCAGACGATCCACTATCGGACAACATTGCAAGGCACTGGAAGACAAATGAAGCAGAAGCTGTGGAAACAGGTAATAGGCCCAGTCATGCTTGTTTCAGCTCTGCCTTTGCTTTCTGCACGAATCAACAACTTTTGAAGATGGTACCAATTTTTTCTTGAGTTCATGATCGTTTTGTTGAAATTTCTTATTATATTTCTTTCAATTTCAATTTCCTGCAGCCAAAGAATGGACCCGTCTATATGCAACTGGGGCATGAAAGCGAAGGTGGCGTTCTGCATGTAATAACATCTTTACTACCGAACTTCAATTGTTCCAAGCTTTAATTAGTTCAAGCTCCTGCTGTTATACTATATGGTGTACATTGGTTGAAACCCCCTCTTTTTTATACAATCTCATCCCTCTGAGCAAGTTTCATTGTCTGCAagagaataaagaaaaaaattatgtagCAAACATGGTTGGAGTGAATTTTCTTCTATGTCACAACACTTCTCCAATGAAAAAGCTTAGGAACATTTTTGGAGGACAAAATAATCCTTTTATCAGTCTTTAGGGCCTATTGGTATTTAGATTAATTGTTCTGTATGTTATTTAAATTCATTAATTTTGTATTTATTATACAGGTTTTGgatgcataaataaaaaaaaaatcattagtttAACCGTAGGTTGACTTGCACCTTTTGCGATATTGACTTTGATTTCTGGTCCCTCCAAACATTGGATATATTCATCCATAGGGAGCATGATCTTATGGCATTACCGGAAACACGCTATAATCTTtttatgttattttgttctttatATGCATGTGCATTTGTGTGTGATGCATTATTAAAATAAGCCTTGGTTAAGTGACTCGAGAGCTTCCAACTGCCTGAGATAAGGTAGGGTGTTTACAAATATACACACGCGTTGCTTACATATTATACAATCATATTCAAGGGGTGAAGGTTAAATTTCTTCTATCTTAAACTGGCCTTAGGCTTGTAATTTTTTATTCACTTTTATGTTTTCTGTACCATACATCTATTGCATGGTCTTCATCTGCGCTTGGGTGTATTATGAAGATCCTTTACAATTTTTTGTTAATATATAACTATCTAAAATCCTCATGTTAATCACTTGTACGATAGCTAGTTTAAGTTACTACCCACCGTCGTTAGATTTGCTCAGAGATGGACGTCCACGGTGATCTCTTATTTGTGTTGGCAATGCAATGGATAATACGGCTGCAATAACCGCGCCGCTGCAATTGTACTTTGTTTTTTTACCTGAGACCACCGAGTTATCCCAGACAAAACATGGAACCATGGCAGTCCCTTGGTGATGTACTCCTGGACCATCAACTCTTGTCCATA
The window above is part of the Musa acuminata AAA Group cultivar baxijiao chromosome BXJ1-1, Cavendish_Baxijiao_AAA, whole genome shotgun sequence genome. Proteins encoded here:
- the LOC135676780 gene encoding ubiquitin-conjugating enzyme E2 36-like isoform X2, with amino-acid sequence MRYFNVMILGPSQSPYEGGVFKLELFLPEEYPMAAPKVRFLTKIYHPNIDKLGRICLDILKDKWSPALQIRTVLLSIQALLSAPNPDDPLSDNIARHWKTNEAEAVETAKEWTRLYATGA